In the genome of Neodiprion fabricii isolate iyNeoFabr1 chromosome 4, iyNeoFabr1.1, whole genome shotgun sequence, the window CGTCCCACCAAAGTTGGAGGAACGATACCTCGGCCCATATGAATTTGCGTCTTTTATCCTCAGCAAGCTTTGAAACCAAATTATTAAGTATGTCTCGAGTTTCAGTCTGATAGTATTTCTCAAACGTCTTCAACCAGCCAGGATCGTTGTGGGAATGAGGCACAACGAACACCTTCAACTTTCTTGTCGGATGCCACTGTTTCTCATCATAGTCTATTGTCCAGCCTTGTTTCCAAACACCGCCGTTGGGGTTGTCAAACTCTAGTTTCTTATATATTTCCAACATTTGAACGTCGACTTGCGGTACTTGCTCTGGCAAAAAGCTGCACTGCTTCTTTTTGGTGTTGATCAGGTGATCCATATGAAACGGTTTCGGTGTTGATCTGACTAGATTGTTCacataattatttgaattcacCACATCTCTAGTTTGAGCAGCGATCTGAATAGCATTCATGGCTTCAtgatgttgaataaaatctttttcCAGCTTCGACAGTCGATCTTCAAAATGCAGCCACTGGCTCTGCGGAAACACAAATCAAAAACAAACCtctgtgaaatgaaaataaatttgcccATATGGTATTGCTCGATAACTTACATCTTTAAGTGGAAGCTTAGATCCACGATCATTTGGATACAGCGCCAAATCCATCATGAGATAAAGCATAACACATCCTGCCAACACCAGCCCCGTTCCAAAGACGGCCAAAGTCTTTCTAACCCGCATTACATTCACTGCTACCcgaatattttatatctaATAATATATAgtaaaattgattcattcGGTTCTTTTACCGGTGTTTATGATTGCCATATTGTTAGGACAGACCGTGGCACAGACTGATCAAACAAGCTTGTTAAATTTAACCTAACCTACGACTAGTGGAATATCGTCTACTTGGATACTGCGGCGAGGGTCGCAATTCGTGAAGTAACAAGGGTCATCGAATTATGATACGACGCGTGCTTTATCTGACAGGAATGCTTTCACATGTAAATCCCGAGGCGATTTGAATACGGTATTACGTCTAGTCTTGAATTGTTATCAAACGAGGCTTCAAATCAAGACGAAAAAAGATGCGTCTGTAATCAATGCAGTGGTGATTATAGCTACAACCGGGATTGTAAACTACATTGGTCGGTCATGGTAGGAAACTTCTGTATCGCAATTCATATCAGCGTCGTTTTCAGCAGTCTCTACTGCTTTAGTCAATGAGCTTCCCCCTGACATGTTAGCTGTGGGCTAGTCTACAAATGTCTTTGCGCAGTGTCGCGAAATTTTCATAGATTTATTCGTGAAACAATGTGACGTTGTGCTAAAATGGTGAAAATCAACAACGACGAAAGGAGTTGGAATTTGTGATAACTTCTCATCCAGCTTCAATCACTTCGCGAGCTTTGCGTAACTTGATCTCCTACTCTTCACTAATTTTCGGATGGATTTTTGACATTCAAACTCAACCACTGTACAACTACAACTAGTacgatttttattgaaaacaaaaaaaaaaattctagttATTTAATTATGAAATGACCATTCTTGCATTTGTAAATGTGACTTACTGATAGTGAGATTAAATAGTTTACTCCCGCGAGTGAAATATGCCCAGCGATCCATCTACCGCATCGGGAGGGAAGTCCAGTGGTAAAACGAAGAGAATTTCAATTCCTCGTGTACAAAGTAGCACAGATACAGAACTGCAATCTCAGCAGAGTCAAGCTGGCTCAACTCCTCTGCAGCCAACAGCCCTGCATTATGTCAGCTTTCGTTCCGATCCTGATGATGGAGGTGTCCCGCAGTTTTTACGCTCGAGATTACACGAGGCGTTTCAGCAAATAGAAAAAGAGTTCGAGATGTTATACACAGAAAATGTTGGCCGTAAGTAGATCTTGATCTATTCCGGTTACGCGACACTGATTACAGCACTGCGGattgttgtgaaaaaagtacttatatcattaaatttgaaatttcagttCAAGAGAAGGTAGATGCATTAAATGAAAGATTAGAAAGAGAATGTTATGGTTCCGGAGAGCGCAGTTTACCTCCTGGGGATCTAACGGATTATCCGGACacaaaaaatctttccaaaCAAAAATGTAAGCATCCCattaagattgaaaaaaaatatcgcgacCTGTTAATCACTCGACTTAGTGTATGTTAACATCACGGTATGCGTTGCAGCGATGGGTGGTGGCTCTGCCCAGAAGGTGAAGACTTCGCACAAGCTGAAGGCTCAAACCAGCAAGATTGTTTCCAGCTTTAAGAATCCCACCATGTCTTGTACCATGCAGAGGGAATACGTGGGGCACAGAGACGGGATCTGGGAAGTAACGGTGGGACGATTAGGTCAGCCAATAATAGCAACAGCTTCCACGGATCATACGGCTCGTGTCTGGGCCATCGACAGTGGTCGTTGTCTCTTGCAATATACAGGTCATAACGGATCGGTTAACTCCGTTAGATTTCATCCGAGCAGAGACCTGGCATTAACTGCAAGTGGAGATTGCTCTGCACATGTTTGGCAAGCTGCGGTAAATTGGGACCAAGCAAAAAAGCTGCCCTCTTCGGAGGAAATTGCAGGCATGGTTTCAGACAGGACGACAACAGGCGTTGGGTCTATAGATGAACAGGAAGAACTGCCCACTCTGAGGACACCTGTCAGGGAACTATTGGGTCACTCAGGTGTTGTCATAGCCGCAGATTGGCTACCAGGGGCAGAGCAGCTAGTCACAGCATCTTGGGATAGAACTGCTAACCTGTATGATACGGAAACAGGCGAAGTCATTCATACTCTGTGTGGGCATGACCAGGAGCTGACTCATGTTTCAACCCATCATGTTCATAGGCTGTGCGTTACGTCCAGCAAAGACAGCACTTTTCGACTATGGGACTTCAGGGAACCAATACATTCAGTGTCGGTCTTCCAGGGGCATACGGAGTAcgttttttatacatcaatttcaatttctggtTGCTCATTTCTGGAATATACTTAATTATATACTTTGTTTCCTTTTTGATGaactttcattatttttgttgGATATTTTCCCACAGAACAGTAACATCTGCAGTATTTACCAGAGAAGATAAGATAGTATCAAGCTCGGACGACCGGAGTGTTAAGGTCTGGGAGCTGCGTAATATTCGTAGCCCATTAGCAACAATCCGCGCAGACAGTGCTGCTAACAGATTGGCCGTTTCGAGCAGTGGTGTAGTAGCTATACCGCATGACAACAGACAGATCAGACTCTTTGACCTCAGTGGGCAAAGGCTGGCCAGGCTTCCAAGAACGAGCAGACAGGTATATGgcgatgaaatatttcataatacGTACATATCATATTACGTCACTTGTCAATTTTCCAATGGAGGTTTCTTACGGTTAATAATTGGTATAAATCGTTGGGTTGCACTGTCTTTTAATCGGTGTCATTTATTTCACTAGGGTCACAGGCGAATGGTTTGTTCCGTTGCTTGGGCAGAGGATGGAGGTATCtgcaatttattttcgtgTGGTTTTGACAGGCTGGTATTGGGCTGGAGCATACTTCCAGTTAAAGACGTTTAGTAAGGATTTTAGCTCACGTTTATTGGACCATGGCATTTATCGCCGTAGAGTTGGCAGTATTGGTAAAAGCTCGATGTATCCATGTAATATTGGCAGTAACATATCCGTACGCTAGTATCCCACCAGCCAGCCCAACCAATGATCCGCTTCTCCCACTTTCGCAAACCACTGCAATAAGTCtctaattattttattgtatcaTATTATTATGTGATGTTATCAATCATATCCTGTAGTGAATAAAGAACTAAATACCTCAAGAAGAAGAACACTTGCAACGTGTTTTTAATAACACATAATAATGAAATGTATTTTCTCTCAAATCACCTGAATAAGCCGTTAGGAGACATAGTACAGTGTATCCATGTATCAGAGCATAGTGAGGATCTGGAGAAATGTGTCCCCAGACCATATCGAGCAATCCAATTAGTTTTGCGCAACCCCCCACAGTCAAAGCCTTTCCTAAATCAAGAGCACTATATTTGATAGGTCTGTTCCCTGAAATTAACCACCGTAATTCAGTAACGCCGATTACTGCGCAGAAAAATGCACCAAGTGAGAGTGTTGTATGTAGCAACAATATATAAAAGCTTCTTTCTCCTTCATATGCATCCTTGTCATCTCTGTGCAGTGGCAAAACAGTTGCTAATGGCTCCTTAGAGCCGCCCGAAGACCAGATTCTAAATGACTCTCCAAGGACGAGGAAGACTATTAGTTTCCAATAGGACTTGAAACCACTATTATACAGTAAATGTCTGTATGCGGACTTGTTCAATAAAACTAGGTCAATCAGAACAATTACTGGATCATACTCTATGTATTTATCTGCTATACTGCCACATTTCTCctgaaataagaaatgattaaACAATTGGATATCAGATAATTAATTAGACATCATTAGGTAGTTTTCCAATGGGAAAAAGGAAGATGAAAACACTTACACATTTTGAAACCTTCAGGACACTTGGACTGTACCTTCGATACAATTCATCCACTTCTGCCCCACATTTTATGCAAGTATACATACCGgaatcatgaaaaatttaaacgcCGATCTACATACACATGCAGGTCTGCCTGTAATGATATACGACAAACATCTTATAATTGCTTACTTGAAAGACCTTCAAATGGTTAATAAGTGTATATGAATTGTGATAAGAATTAATGTACACACAAGTAAAACACGTTCCCTCGATCATGCTAAGAGATCATGCTATTAGAATCTGTATCTGACCAACGACATAAACGCATTTGatataacgtttttttttttaagagatAGGCGTCACAGTTTCTGGAGTTAATTACTAAATTTGCCAGGGCATAGATCGCTTTGAGCGTAATCTGTCGTAACACATCTTTTGGCTGCCTTAGAGACTCATGGATAGTTTGTTCATGTAACATTTTCATGACCCTGAATTCAGCTACACATTTCTGATGTGCATAACAATGATCATTAGAAATATCCTTGCCGGATGAGTGAACACCAGAAGAAGAATGTGGATAGGTGAAAGTTGGTTCTAGGAGTAATA includes:
- the LOC124180594 gene encoding WD repeat-containing protein 37, encoding MPSDPSTASGGKSSGKTKRISIPRVQSSTDTELQSQQSQAGSTPLQPTALHYVSFRSDPDDGGVPQFLRSRLHEAFQQIEKEFEMLYTENVGLQEKVDALNERLERECYGSGERSLPPGDLTDYPDTKNLSKQKSMGGGSAQKVKTSHKLKAQTSKIVSSFKNPTMSCTMQREYVGHRDGIWEVTVGRLGQPIIATASTDHTARVWAIDSGRCLLQYTGHNGSVNSVRFHPSRDLALTASGDCSAHVWQAAVNWDQAKKLPSSEEIAGMVSDRTTTGVGSIDEQEELPTLRTPVRELLGHSGVVIAADWLPGAEQLVTASWDRTANLYDTETGEVIHTLCGHDQELTHVSTHHVHRLCVTSSKDSTFRLWDFREPIHSVSVFQGHTETVTSAVFTREDKIVSSSDDRSVKVWELRNIRSPLATIRADSAANRLAVSSSGVVAIPHDNRQIRLFDLSGQRLARLPRTSRQGHRRMVCSVAWAEDGGICNLFSCGFDRLVLGWSILPVKDV
- the LOC124180607 gene encoding protein ARV1 codes for the protein MYTCIKCGAEVDELYRRYSPSVLKVSKCEKCGSIADKYIEYDPVIVLIDLVLLNKSAYRHLLYNSGFKSYWKLIVFLVLGESFRIWSSGGSKEPLATVLPLHRDDKDAYEGERSFYILLLHTTLSLGAFFCAVIGVTELRWLISGNRPIKYSALDLGKALTVGGCAKLIGLLDMVWGHISPDPHYALIHGYTVLCLLTAYSVVCESGRSGSLVGLAGGILAYGYVTANITWIHRAFTNTANSTAINAMVQ